A genome region from Aliivibrio salmonicida LFI1238 includes the following:
- a CDS encoding phage tail protein, which yields MKALQSLTELFTQSVTDAKNVELWAEDGQIECAQGVSVDGFDIAYTVNINMSDVDVQPETLMMHLVLWLNQYDVDRSTKGLPAPSFATEILDNGRCDIKLKIDMKESYSVEESEHGVWQQGGIRFDCVSDFALAAIEEELPLLEFVGAHDRDLPECD from the coding sequence ATGAAAGCCTTACAAAGTTTAACGGAGTTGTTTACCCAATCGGTAACCGATGCAAAGAACGTCGAATTGTGGGCGGAAGATGGCCAGATTGAGTGCGCTCAAGGCGTTTCTGTCGACGGATTTGATATTGCTTACACCGTAAACATCAACATGAGCGATGTTGATGTTCAGCCTGAAACCTTAATGATGCATTTGGTGCTCTGGCTTAATCAATACGATGTAGATAGATCAACAAAAGGGCTACCCGCCCCTTCTTTTGCGACTGAGATATTAGATAACGGCCGATGTGACATCAAACTGAAAATCGACATGAAAGAATCCTATTCAGTCGAAGAAAGTGAGCACGGAGTATGGCAACAAGGCGGCATTCGTTTTGATTGCGTCAGTGATTTTGCCCTTGCCGCAATTGAAGAAGAGCTGCCTCTTCTTGAGTTTGTGGGCGCTCATGATAGGGACTTACCTGAATGCGATTAA
- a CDS encoding head completion/stabilization protein — protein MAFVGNKDDAYLGELPATIHHPKLVVAEFQAVFHFLSNETEIGILHNLTLARITVNSELLDLMNTHGTLDNASEYWFGDTDTGNALYKQAVFSLAANYIVGNKLSMDATAEAAERQDALQQKADNCLVHYRRAVDLLLHGKETYTFEVV, from the coding sequence ATGGCCTTTGTAGGAAATAAAGACGACGCTTACCTCGGCGAATTACCCGCAACAATACACCACCCAAAGCTCGTTGTTGCAGAGTTTCAAGCGGTGTTTCATTTTTTAAGTAATGAAACAGAGATAGGTATTTTGCACAACCTAACCCTTGCTCGCATCACCGTGAATAGCGAGCTGTTAGATCTGATGAACACACATGGAACACTTGATAATGCTTCCGAATATTGGTTTGGGGATACCGACACAGGCAACGCTCTTTATAAGCAAGCCGTGTTCTCTCTCGCCGCCAATTATATCGTAGGCAATAAGCTCAGCATGGACGCGACCGCAGAAGCGGCCGAGCGACAAGACGCCTTGCAACAGAAAGCGGACAACTGTTTGGTTCACTATCGCCGAGCGGTTGATTTGCTTCTTCATGGAAAAGAAACCTATACCTTTGAGGTGGTGTAA
- a CDS encoding phage major capsid protein, P2 family, whose translation MQEATKVVLAAYAKAVAKKYGVSDVTEKFSVTPVQTQRIIAQIRESNWFLGKINIISVSNQKGEALGLGVTGMIASRTDTSEGTTRKTKTVFNLKAMPYLCEQINFDTHMRYNQLDAFAHMKNFAIIISMQTREQIDTNKITIGFYGKECAANTDPKANPNGEDVCKGWFQALREHNPAALLVQGKTENEIRIGEGGDFVNLDLAVMNVKGLLHDACENAPDLIAIIGSDLLAYEKAKFYVKHGNTPSEKAKIEEMQIIGTYGGLPAVSVPGFPPSGILVTSYKNLSIYIQEGSIRRAVAKRNDERDQIENFESMNMAYVIEQLEKAAAVEFDNVRLLIDGEWV comes from the coding sequence ATGCAAGAAGCAACAAAAGTCGTACTGGCGGCGTACGCAAAAGCCGTCGCTAAAAAATACGGTGTCAGCGATGTCACTGAAAAATTCAGTGTTACCCCCGTACAGACACAGCGGATCATTGCCCAAATTCGTGAGAGTAACTGGTTTCTTGGCAAGATCAACATTATCTCCGTCAGTAACCAAAAAGGCGAAGCGTTAGGATTGGGTGTCACTGGCATGATTGCCAGTCGTACAGATACATCAGAGGGTACTACACGTAAAACAAAAACCGTCTTTAACCTAAAGGCAATGCCGTACCTGTGTGAGCAAATTAACTTTGATACTCATATGCGCTACAACCAGTTAGATGCGTTTGCGCACATGAAGAACTTCGCCATCATCATCTCAATGCAAACGCGCGAGCAGATAGACACCAACAAAATCACCATCGGGTTTTACGGCAAAGAATGCGCAGCGAATACCGATCCAAAAGCCAATCCAAACGGTGAGGATGTGTGCAAAGGCTGGTTCCAAGCGCTTCGTGAGCACAATCCAGCCGCCCTTCTTGTTCAGGGTAAAACCGAAAATGAAATCCGCATTGGTGAAGGTGGCGACTTTGTGAACCTCGATTTGGCGGTCATGAACGTAAAAGGATTACTCCATGATGCGTGTGAAAATGCGCCAGATTTAATCGCCATTATCGGCTCAGATTTACTCGCTTATGAAAAAGCAAAATTCTATGTAAAACACGGCAATACCCCAAGCGAAAAAGCCAAAATTGAAGAGATGCAGATTATTGGTACGTACGGTGGTTTACCTGCGGTCTCTGTGCCTGGATTTCCACCAAGCGGCATTCTCGTCACAAGCTATAAGAACTTATCCATCTACATTCAAGAAGGCTCCATTCGTCGAGCGGTAGCAAAACGAAATGACGAACGCGATCAAATTGAAAACTTTGAATCCATGAACATGGCTTACGTCATTGAACAATTGGAAAAAGCGGCCGCGGTTGAATTCGATAACGTTAGATTATTGATTGATGGTGAATGGGTATAA
- a CDS encoding GPO family capsid scaffolding protein, giving the protein MFQSEPICILTAGPTIDGRHIEQQVIDDIVEQYDPERYNARINEEHWYWGEKFGSVLSVEKRGNQLMAILKPNSKLLSTIEEGQLLHTSCEIQKNFADSGKYYLTGLALTDDPASLGTTEIHLSARRPEDKGKDLLSTGSTISKKMLTGNVLDEQEERSFITKLMSFMSSNRHQEQNNEEDNDMNEELKGLLTKNTEQNEAVATALNILATAVEKLSVGNVGETSLTPTTPAPPADGSNAIAEGNTELSAKVDALSTQLSELTTKLSAMTDEKGRLLAGEGGDDDAERWL; this is encoded by the coding sequence ATGTTTCAGTCAGAGCCAATTTGTATTTTAACCGCAGGGCCGACCATTGATGGTCGTCATATTGAACAACAAGTGATAGATGACATCGTCGAGCAGTACGATCCTGAGCGCTACAACGCTCGAATTAATGAAGAGCACTGGTATTGGGGTGAAAAATTTGGCTCAGTCCTGTCAGTTGAAAAACGTGGCAATCAATTAATGGCGATATTAAAACCCAATTCAAAACTGCTCAGTACCATTGAAGAAGGTCAATTACTGCATACCTCCTGCGAAATTCAGAAAAACTTCGCCGACTCAGGAAAATATTACTTAACCGGATTGGCATTAACGGACGACCCCGCGTCTCTGGGAACCACCGAAATTCACCTTTCGGCAAGAAGACCCGAAGATAAAGGAAAAGATCTCCTTTCAACGGGAAGCACTATCAGCAAAAAAATGCTAACGGGCAATGTGTTAGACGAGCAAGAAGAACGATCATTTATCACTAAACTCATGAGCTTTATGAGTAGTAACCGCCATCAAGAGCAAAATAATGAAGAGGATAACGACATGAATGAAGAGCTGAAAGGGTTACTGACAAAAAACACGGAGCAAAATGAAGCGGTGGCGACGGCATTAAACATATTAGCTACGGCGGTTGAAAAACTGTCAGTAGGCAACGTTGGCGAGACATCGCTTACCCCAACAACACCGGCACCTCCTGCGGACGGATCTAACGCCATTGCAGAAGGTAACACCGAATTATCTGCAAAAGTCGACGCGTTATCCACTCAACTGAGTGAATTAACCACCAAACTGAGTGCCATGACGGATGAAAAAGGACGTCTATTGGCGGGTGAAGGCGGTGACGACGACGCTGAGCGCTGGTTATAG
- a CDS encoding terminase large subunit domain-containing protein encodes MKEKTKRSNDIPIYTQEQTLALGYYLRQYETKEIAEETNVNPRTVQQWIAKFGWKKMRDDSPVELMLRQRIAYLLWIDRKHAEQLAELEMLLEQKYKRDRAAEYKKRKASHADGGDAPARGRPSNKVKNDVSGITAEMLSEYYETKYFQYQKDIHAHKGDERINEQRFYLKSRQIGLSDYFSFEAFEDAVLTGDNQVFISASRKQAEIFKNYIRKFALQIGGVELKGKDSITLSNGAEFHFMSTNVFTSQGFNGHMYYDEVFWMPNFQRLDDYAGGMSIQAQYRTTYLSTPSSTAHEAYPKWTGPKDKGIDISHKALKKGAMGVDGVFRQMITVDDAIKGGATFFNMDKLRRKYPIKSIFDNVLRCVFLDDSASFFNIKALLACKTDTSKWKTIDMGKCRPAGDLEVLVGYDPRGGGQADGSDDAGLVISLKPLKKGGVFRFLERIRLKGSSYEEQAKAIEGITEKYHVVHLEMDTSGVGSAVAELVRKFYPSLKEVNYSPEVKRMMAYKAREIINAGRLQFDDSWDDVVHSFLMIRQHTTKASNQITMISTRTKRGSHADLAWAAMHVLHWEPIDILNDHSTTVSFS; translated from the coding sequence ATGAAAGAGAAAACCAAGCGCAGTAATGACATCCCCATTTATACCCAAGAGCAAACACTCGCCTTGGGGTATTACTTACGTCAGTACGAAACTAAAGAGATCGCTGAGGAAACGAACGTCAATCCACGCACCGTTCAGCAATGGATAGCCAAATTTGGGTGGAAGAAAATGCGCGATGATTCGCCGGTGGAATTAATGCTGCGCCAACGCATTGCCTATTTGTTGTGGATTGATAGAAAACACGCTGAGCAGTTGGCTGAGCTTGAGATGTTACTTGAGCAAAAATACAAACGAGACAGGGCGGCGGAGTACAAAAAAAGAAAAGCCAGTCATGCCGACGGTGGTGATGCACCGGCTCGAGGGCGACCAAGTAACAAAGTTAAAAATGACGTATCTGGGATCACGGCTGAGATGCTTTCTGAGTATTACGAGACGAAATATTTTCAATATCAGAAAGACATTCATGCGCATAAAGGCGATGAGCGCATTAATGAGCAGCGATTTTATTTGAAGTCACGCCAAATTGGGTTAAGTGATTATTTCTCATTTGAGGCGTTTGAAGATGCGGTACTGACAGGGGATAACCAGGTCTTTATTTCCGCCTCTCGTAAGCAGGCTGAGATATTCAAAAATTACATCAGAAAGTTCGCGCTGCAGATTGGCGGTGTGGAATTAAAAGGCAAAGACAGCATTACGTTGAGCAATGGCGCTGAGTTTCATTTCATGTCAACCAATGTGTTTACCAGTCAGGGCTTTAACGGTCATATGTATTATGACGAAGTTTTTTGGATGCCTAATTTTCAACGATTGGATGATTATGCGGGTGGAATGTCCATCCAGGCACAGTATCGAACTACGTACTTATCAACACCGTCATCAACGGCCCACGAAGCGTACCCTAAATGGACGGGACCAAAAGACAAAGGGATTGATATCAGCCACAAAGCCCTTAAAAAAGGGGCAATGGGTGTGGATGGCGTTTTCCGTCAAATGATCACGGTGGATGATGCCATCAAAGGAGGCGCGACCTTCTTTAATATGGATAAGTTACGCCGTAAATACCCGATAAAAAGTATTTTTGATAACGTGCTTCGTTGTGTGTTTTTAGATGATTCTGCGTCATTTTTCAATATCAAAGCCTTACTCGCCTGCAAAACCGATACGTCAAAATGGAAAACCATTGATATGGGGAAATGTCGACCTGCAGGCGATCTTGAGGTGTTGGTCGGTTACGATCCAAGAGGGGGCGGACAAGCGGATGGCTCGGATGACGCGGGGTTAGTTATTTCATTAAAACCCCTTAAAAAAGGCGGTGTGTTTCGATTCTTGGAGCGCATTAGATTGAAGGGCTCAAGTTATGAAGAGCAGGCCAAGGCCATTGAGGGCATCACTGAAAAATACCATGTTGTGCATTTAGAGATGGATACCAGTGGTGTTGGCTCCGCGGTGGCTGAGCTGGTCAGAAAGTTTTACCCAAGTTTAAAGGAAGTGAATTACAGCCCCGAAGTTAAACGGATGATGGCGTATAAAGCGCGTGAAATTATTAATGCGGGCCGCCTTCAATTTGATGACAGTTGGGATGATGTGGTTCATTCCTTTTTGATGATACGACAACACACCACTAAGGCCAGCAATCAGATCACGATGATATCAACGCGAACAAAACGAGGCTCTCATGCTGATTTAGCCTGGGCTGCAATGCATGTATTGCATTGGGAGCCGATTGACATTTTAAATGACCATTCAACGACCGTTTCATTCTCATAG
- a CDS encoding YdcF family protein → MKKNLIALVLMAFTFNTYASVDSPLSKRIQNLNNIMISSHSVRADIISGDFDAVFSLYDNIESEKINMQHFSPTIGTTDVVNKLADDQRNIIDYAYNTVKNNTGKIIPRRNNNYKPNGLIVLGSTPKLGILESRLNQAYTLAIKYPNMPIILSGKGRKNNVIEADYMYDYLKDKGIETKRMYKESESLDTVGNAEFSYFTIQENPSLNKIKNWLVITNNYHAMRSLFNFSRIFPESYTISVLLAPLLPDGITNPDEDKILKNLIGKEIKSDSNEQFMELLRYNRYSINRHKFKSQNLTGKPCAILNEILLEHGLYKDNVDKFTNKFSQCYEGLDNNQ, encoded by the coding sequence ATGAAAAAGAACTTAATTGCATTAGTTTTAATGGCTTTTACTTTTAACACATACGCATCTGTAGATTCTCCATTAAGTAAGAGAATTCAAAATTTGAATAATATTATGATATCGAGTCATAGTGTGAGGGCCGACATCATCTCAGGGGATTTTGATGCTGTATTCTCTCTTTACGATAACATTGAATCTGAAAAAATAAATATGCAACATTTTTCACCAACGATAGGTACGACGGATGTGGTCAATAAACTGGCTGATGATCAGCGTAATATTATTGATTATGCATATAATACAGTTAAGAATAACACGGGAAAAATCATACCAAGAAGAAATAATAATTATAAGCCTAATGGACTGATTGTCTTGGGGTCAACGCCTAAATTAGGTATTTTGGAGAGTCGATTAAATCAGGCTTATACGCTAGCGATTAAATATCCAAACATGCCTATTATATTATCAGGTAAAGGTCGAAAAAATAATGTTATAGAAGCTGACTATATGTACGATTATCTGAAAGATAAAGGGATAGAAACAAAACGTATGTATAAAGAATCAGAATCGTTAGATACTGTTGGAAATGCGGAGTTTTCTTATTTTACAATTCAAGAAAATCCATCATTAAATAAAATAAAAAATTGGTTAGTTATAACGAATAACTACCACGCTATGCGTTCTTTATTTAATTTTTCACGTATCTTCCCAGAGAGTTATACCATATCTGTTTTACTTGCCCCTTTACTCCCTGATGGAATAACTAATCCTGATGAAGATAAAATACTTAAAAACCTTATTGGTAAGGAAATTAAGTCTGATTCTAACGAACAATTTATGGAGTTACTCCGATATAACCGTTATAGCATTAATAGACATAAATTTAAAAGTCAAAATTTAACAGGTAAGCCATGTGCGATTCTGAATGAAATATTATTAGAGCATGGATTATATAAAGATAATGTCGATAAATTTACGAATAAATTCAGTCAATGTTATGAAGGCTTAGATAATAATCAATAG
- a CDS encoding redoxin domain-containing protein, translated as MGDWKMVIVYRGEHCPLCTNYLNEIEKYKNDFIKLGIDIIAVSADDRAQVHEHSKKLSITYPIAHGMKAGHMMRLGLYISMPRVKPDGMSETDHVFSEPALFIINSEGRVQIIDISNAPFARPDINSILSGIKFIRENNYPIRGTYNVRLNYE; from the coding sequence GTGGGAGATTGGAAAATGGTAATAGTCTATCGCGGTGAACACTGCCCTTTATGCACAAATTATTTGAATGAAATCGAAAAATATAAAAATGATTTTATAAAACTAGGTATTGATATTATTGCTGTGTCTGCTGATGACAGGGCGCAAGTACATGAGCATAGTAAAAAACTATCCATTACCTACCCAATAGCCCATGGAATGAAAGCCGGTCATATGATGCGACTTGGTCTTTATATCTCTATGCCTCGAGTTAAACCTGATGGCATGAGTGAAACCGATCATGTCTTTTCTGAACCTGCTTTATTTATTATTAACTCTGAAGGTAGAGTACAAATAATAGATATATCAAATGCACCGTTCGCTCGTCCTGATATCAATTCGATACTTTCAGGAATAAAATTTATCCGTGAAAATAATTATCCTATTCGTGGCACTTATAATGTTAGGTTGAACTATGAATAA
- a CDS encoding N-acetylmuramoyl-L-alanine amidase — MFIVISLTTTLVNTMCHIDYNSYRSVSSYNRRVRFLVMHYTAINFSASINALTGKEATVSAHYLVPNPLDITYQNAGFGDMRIFNLVDENERAWHAGVSSWAGRNGLNDSSIGIEIVNEASDDKGVFTFPPYSPTQIQALISLSKNILQRYPDLSPTNVVGHSDIAVGRKVDPGPAFPWKALYDEGVGAWYDEDKKQKYTTKLSTGLPDKKDILAAFKKYGYAVDGEYSLLVRAFQLHFRPRRTTGVADLETLSILFALVEKYFK; from the coding sequence ATGTTTATTGTAATTTCACTTACAACAACATTGGTAAATACGATGTGTCATATTGATTATAATTCTTATCGCTCTGTTTCCAGTTACAACCGCAGAGTTCGTTTTCTTGTTATGCATTATACGGCTATTAATTTCTCCGCATCCATTAACGCATTAACAGGAAAAGAGGCAACCGTAAGTGCTCATTACCTCGTCCCTAACCCTTTAGATATCACTTATCAAAACGCAGGTTTTGGGGATATGAGGATCTTTAATTTAGTCGATGAAAATGAAAGGGCTTGGCACGCAGGCGTCAGCTCATGGGCGGGACGTAATGGGTTAAATGATTCTTCTATTGGGATTGAAATAGTTAATGAAGCTTCTGATGATAAAGGAGTGTTTACTTTTCCACCTTATAGCCCAACTCAAATTCAAGCACTAATATCCCTATCAAAAAATATATTGCAACGATACCCAGATCTCTCACCGACTAACGTCGTCGGTCACAGTGATATCGCCGTCGGAAGAAAGGTCGATCCAGGCCCTGCTTTTCCATGGAAAGCACTTTACGATGAGGGGGTTGGGGCTTGGTATGACGAAGACAAAAAACAAAAATACACCACTAAACTCAGCACTGGCTTACCTGATAAAAAGGACATATTAGCTGCCTTTAAAAAATATGGTTATGCCGTTGACGGTGAATATTCACTGCTTGTTCGTGCGTTTCAATTGCACTTTAGACCTCGAAGAACTACTGGGGTAGCGGATCTTGAAACCCTCTCCATACTGTTTGCACTCGTTGAAAAATATTTTAAATAG
- a CDS encoding M15 family metallopeptidase domain-containing protein, which translates to MNKFSKKSASRLATCHPDLITVFTRVLEICDCSILCGHRTKEEQNALPSTNTQVRYPNSKHNSLPSEAVDATPYPYDEDDRERFSYFAGIVMGVGASMGIAIRWGGDWDRDFDLKDNTFDDLMHFELASNDA; encoded by the coding sequence ATGAATAAATTCAGCAAAAAAAGTGCGTCACGATTGGCCACTTGCCACCCTGATTTAATAACCGTATTTACTCGCGTTCTTGAGATTTGTGACTGCTCTATTCTTTGCGGCCATCGAACAAAGGAAGAGCAAAATGCGCTGCCAAGTACCAACACTCAAGTTCGATACCCAAACAGTAAACATAACTCATTACCAAGCGAGGCTGTCGATGCAACCCCGTATCCATACGATGAAGATGATCGTGAACGTTTCAGTTATTTTGCGGGCATTGTGATGGGTGTCGGTGCCTCAATGGGGATCGCTATTCGTTGGGGCGGCGATTGGGACAGAGACTTCGATCTCAAAGACAATACCTTTGATGACTTAATGCATTTTGAGTTAGCGAGTAATGACGCCTAA
- the tnpB gene encoding IS66 family insertion sequence element accessory protein TnpB (TnpB, as the term is used for proteins encoded by IS66 family insertion elements, is considered an accessory protein, since TnpC, encoded by a neighboring gene, is a DDE family transposase.), with protein sequence MNVFTDVSTIYLHRDFVDFRKAINGLVVIVEQEMQLSPFSDALFIFCNKPRDKLKILYWDKTGFALWYKRLDEDRFKWPRNINNDTLALSEQQLTLLLQGFDILGHQPVHYQTTL encoded by the coding sequence ATGAATGTATTTACTGATGTTTCCACCATTTATCTTCATCGTGATTTTGTCGATTTTCGCAAGGCCATTAATGGCCTTGTCGTGATTGTTGAGCAAGAAATGCAACTATCACCGTTTAGTGATGCTCTATTTATATTTTGCAATAAGCCTCGTGATAAACTCAAAATATTGTATTGGGATAAAACAGGATTCGCTTTATGGTACAAGCGATTAGATGAAGACCGCTTCAAATGGCCACGAAATATAAATAACGATACGTTAGCATTATCAGAGCAGCAACTGACACTGCTATTACAAGGTTTTGATATCTTAGGACATCAACCGGTACATTATCAAACAACCCTTTAA
- a CDS encoding IS66-like element ISVsa2 family transposase, translating to MTDKIKPLPDTIDELKALVLQLENKYNRLLEQFRLAQHQRFGKSSESDSTQFDLFNETEEEIIIENDDTQTITYTRQKPKRQRLPEDLPRTVIIHDIKDKTCKCCGLEMHAMGKDISEKLEFVPAKVEVIQHVRPKYACRNCEKNNTSVDIKQAPMPASPIPKGIATASLLAQIITAKFQYSLPLYRQETLFQQWGIIIGRRTMADWLIKCSVLFTPLNNELHRILLEQPTLHCDETTVNVLDVEKAKCYMWVYCSGYDSPGSGVLPGIVLYDYQSSRHGYHPVNFLKGYNGYLHTDGYQGYEQTEAMLVGCWAHARRRFIEAQRVQVKGKTGSADWVLSKIQKLYRIESLLKEASPEAKYVARQTEARDLLKELRDWLDSAVSRVSPKTKLGEAISYTLNQWDKLVRYIDDGLLSIDNNRAERAVKPFVIGRKNWLFSGSTAGADSSAMLYSIVETAKANGLIPYDYIRYCLDRLCVGSPDIDSLLPWNVKDKV from the coding sequence ATGACTGATAAAATAAAACCACTTCCTGATACCATTGACGAGCTGAAAGCACTTGTGCTTCAGCTTGAAAATAAATATAACCGTCTTCTAGAGCAATTTCGGCTGGCTCAACATCAGCGCTTTGGTAAAAGCAGTGAATCTGACTCGACTCAATTTGATTTATTCAATGAAACAGAAGAAGAAATCATCATTGAAAATGATGACACACAAACGATTACCTACACTCGTCAAAAGCCAAAACGCCAACGCTTACCTGAAGACTTACCGCGTACTGTTATTATCCACGACATAAAAGATAAAACTTGTAAGTGTTGCGGTCTAGAGATGCATGCGATGGGTAAAGACATCAGTGAAAAGTTGGAATTTGTACCAGCTAAAGTGGAAGTTATTCAACATGTTCGTCCTAAATATGCTTGCCGAAATTGTGAAAAAAACAATACTTCAGTAGACATTAAACAAGCCCCAATGCCAGCGTCACCAATCCCTAAAGGGATTGCGACCGCAAGTTTACTTGCTCAAATTATTACGGCTAAATTTCAATACAGTCTTCCACTTTATCGTCAAGAAACGTTATTTCAGCAATGGGGTATCATTATTGGACGGCGAACGATGGCGGATTGGTTAATAAAATGCTCGGTACTATTTACCCCTCTTAATAACGAGTTACATCGTATTTTGCTTGAACAACCCACTCTGCATTGTGATGAAACAACGGTAAATGTGTTGGATGTTGAAAAAGCAAAATGTTATATGTGGGTCTACTGCTCTGGCTATGATTCTCCAGGCTCTGGTGTTTTGCCTGGAATTGTACTTTATGATTATCAATCTAGCAGGCATGGCTACCATCCAGTTAACTTTTTAAAAGGTTATAACGGGTATTTACATACCGATGGTTACCAAGGTTATGAACAAACTGAAGCGATGTTAGTTGGCTGTTGGGCACACGCACGTCGACGATTTATTGAGGCTCAACGTGTTCAAGTAAAAGGGAAAACAGGGAGTGCAGATTGGGTATTGAGTAAAATCCAAAAGCTATACCGGATCGAATCGTTATTAAAAGAGGCTTCCCCTGAAGCCAAGTATGTTGCTAGGCAGACAGAAGCCCGCGATTTACTTAAAGAGCTCCGTGATTGGCTTGATAGCGCAGTTAGTCGAGTATCACCTAAAACAAAATTAGGTGAGGCGATTAGCTATACATTAAATCAATGGGATAAATTAGTTCGTTATATTGATGATGGATTGTTATCTATTGATAACAATCGAGCAGAGCGAGCGGTTAAACCGTTTGTTATCGGCCGGAAAAACTGGTTATTTTCGGGTTCAACGGCTGGTGCAGATTCAAGTGCAATGCTTTACAGCATTGTAGAAACAGCAAAGGCAAACGGATTAATCCCTTACGATTATATTAGGTATTGTCTAGATCGTTTATGTGTTGGATCGCCAGATATCGATTCACTTTTACCTTGGAATGTAAAAGACAAGGTGTAG
- the ychF gene encoding redox-regulated ATPase YchF has translation MGFKCGIVGLPNVGKSTLFNALTKAGIEAANFPFCTIEPNTGVVPVPDLRLDVLAKIVNPERVLPTTMEFVDIAGLVAGASKGEGLGNKFLANIRETDAIGHVVRCFEDDNIIHVAGKISPIEDIEIINLELALADLDSCERAILRQAKKAKGGDQTAKFEISVLEKLLPVFTEGGMARTVELSKEEVAAVSYLNFLTLKPTMYIANVAEDGFENNPFLDLVRDYATAENNVVVAVCAAIESELSELDDEDREEFFADMGIEEPGLNRVIRSGYDLLALQTYFTAGVKEVRAWTIPVGATAPQAAGKIHTDFEKGFIRAEVVGYDNFIEFSGESGAKEAGKWRLEGKDYIVKDGDVVHFRFNV, from the coding sequence ATGGGTTTTAAATGCGGAATCGTTGGTCTTCCAAACGTTGGTAAATCAACACTGTTTAACGCACTAACTAAAGCTGGAATCGAAGCAGCAAACTTCCCTTTCTGTACTATTGAACCAAACACCGGTGTGGTTCCTGTTCCTGATCTACGTTTAGATGTATTAGCTAAAATCGTAAATCCAGAACGTGTTCTTCCTACTACAATGGAATTTGTAGATATTGCTGGTTTAGTTGCGGGCGCATCTAAAGGTGAAGGTCTAGGTAATAAATTCCTTGCTAACATCCGAGAAACTGATGCGATTGGTCATGTTGTTCGCTGTTTTGAAGATGACAATATCATTCACGTTGCTGGTAAAATATCACCAATTGAAGACATTGAAATTATCAATCTTGAGCTTGCTCTTGCCGATTTAGATTCATGTGAACGTGCGATCCTGCGTCAAGCGAAAAAAGCAAAAGGCGGCGATCAAACGGCTAAGTTTGAAATTTCAGTACTTGAAAAGCTATTACCTGTTTTTACAGAAGGTGGCATGGCTCGTACTGTTGAACTTTCAAAAGAAGAAGTTGCAGCGGTTTCTTACCTTAACTTCCTAACGTTAAAACCAACAATGTATATTGCTAACGTTGCTGAAGATGGTTTTGAAAATAATCCATTCTTAGATCTTGTTCGTGATTATGCAACAGCAGAAAACAACGTAGTTGTTGCAGTATGTGCTGCGATTGAATCAGAACTGTCTGAACTTGATGATGAAGATCGTGAAGAATTCTTTGCTGATATGGGCATTGAAGAGCCTGGTCTAAACCGTGTAATTCGTTCTGGTTATGATCTACTTGCTCTGCAGACATATTTTACGGCTGGCGTTAAAGAAGTTCGCGCTTGGACTATTCCTGTTGGAGCTACGGCACCACAAGCGGCAGGTAAGATCCACACTGACTTTGAAAAAGGCTTTATTCGTGCAGAAGTTGTAGGTTACGACAACTTTATTGAATTTAGCGGTGAGAGTGGCGCTAAAGAAGCCGGTAAATGGCGTCTAGAAGGTAAAGATTACATCGTTAAAGATGGTGATGTTGTACATTTCCGCTTCAACGTATAA